Within Leptotrichia hongkongensis, the genomic segment CTGAAGTAATGTATATTTTATGACCATTATATTCCTTCATTCCATATCCATATTTCTTCTTATCCTTTATCGCTGACATGATAATTTTTCCAAAGAAAGTAACCTGTCCGCCGTGAGTATGTCCAGCAAGTGTAATATCTGCCTTTTCCTTTTCATCTTCTGTCATTTCCTCAAAATATTCAGGATTATGAGTCAAAAATAATACAAAGTCCTCCTTTTTTAGCCCTTCAAGAGCCTTTTTCGCATCAGGCTTTCCATGCCACAAGTCTGTTACTCCAGCAATATATATATTTTCATTATTTATTGTTATTTTCCTATTTTCATTTACGAGCAGATTAAATCCAAGTTTTTTCATATTTTCAGCCGTTTTTTCTGCTCCTGGATACTCATGATTCCCATAAATCGCATATACTCCAAGTTCTGGAATCCTTATATCCTTCGCATCCTCATAAAACTTAGGAATATTTTTCTCCCAAGTCGCATAATCTCCCCCCAGAAGTATCATATCCTTTTTCTGTGCATTAATCAGCTCAATCGCCTTTTTCTGCTGTTTTTTATTATACCGTGCCATCGTATCATACTGAAAATCAGCTACAAACAGCACTCTTTTTCCGTCAAACTCTTTTGGCAAATCCTTAGACTTTATCTCAATTGTTTTAATCTTTATATTCCGATATTCATAATGCGAATACACCAAAAACACTATAATTAATCCTAAAAAAACATATAAAATCTTAAGAATCCAACTTTTTCCTTCCATTTTTTCTCCTTATTAGTAAATTTACCCCTAACCCTATAAGAAATATTACATCCAATGAACCTACATAAACAAAATAGCCATAAACAATAAATATGATGAATATTCCTGCCTTATCATCTCCAAGCGATGAGTCTGAAAATATACTCTATACCCATACTAAAAATATCAATATTTTTATTACTATTCCAACTATTGTCAAACTTATCAAGGACTTTTTCCCTATTCTCACTTTTGCATAAAAATATGATAAAAATATATTAAGCAAAATCAACACAAGATAACCTATTCCAAAATACGCATCTCCACCAATTTCTAAATTTCCTAAAACCGATTCTCCTAACCAAAACAATAAACTTGATACAAGAATATTAAAACAAAGCAGATAAAGAAAATATGAACCTCTAAGAATTATTTTTTTCATTCTTTCTCCTTCTAAATAAGTTGAACAATAATCCTAAATAAAAGTATAAATTTAGCATTCCCATATACGCTCCAAAGCTGAATAGTATAAGATATAAAAGGAATCCTCCTGCTCCTGCATCCTCTGTTTCAGGAATCGACATAAAAAATCCAAATATGCAAAAAAATATTATTACTTTTATCGTCACTATAACTAATGGCGGAATTAACAAACTTTTTTTACTGACTTTTATTTTTGAAATTAAGTAAGCGAAAATTAGACAAATTATAATGAAAACAATCTCTATTAGTGGAAATAAGCTTTCTAAAATCCACTCATTTTTTATATTCAGGTTTATAAAAAATTCATAAATACTATTATAAATACTATTATTAAACCTCATAACCGCCAAAATAATGTCAAAAAATGTTAAAAACAATAAGTAAAATAACCA encodes:
- a CDS encoding metallophosphoesterase, whose protein sequence is MEGKSWILKILYVFLGLIIVFLVYSHYEYRNIKIKTIEIKSKDLPKEFDGKRVLFVADFQYDTMARYNKKQQKKAIELINAQKKDMILLGGDYATWEKNIPKFYEDAKDIRIPELGVYAIYGNHEYPGAEKTAENMKKLGFNLLVNENRKITINNENIYIAGVTDLWHGKPDAKKALEGLKKEDFVLFLTHNPEYFEEMTEDEKEKADITLAGHTHGGQVTFFGKIIMSAIKDKKKYGYGMKEYNGHKIYITSGLGGAFLEMFIRFFAQPEIVIFELKKI